tgTACGGCAAATTCTCCCAaatgttttaccccacccattaccccgcattcccatcggtcccccttactgtaggatagagttcatAGGTAAATAACAAGTTAATTAGAGCTGGCCaaggtagatctaagcccttataccgcggcgaactagactatgccagttgacgtttttctatacagttttacctcctgaacaagaatttaaagtaatagctTTTTGGcaggctgtaattaacctgtaatttacctttgaactctatcctgcagtaagggggaccgatggaaATGCGGGGTTCTGGGCGaggtaaaacacttgggagaattatgccgttcaactctatcctacagtaagggggaccgatgggaatatGGGATTTTGGGTGGGGTGAAGCACTCGGGGGAAGGTTTTGtcgtgttatttcctcttatttatgacatttgaaacactaAATACGAGCTGAAAATgaagcgataaataaaccgataatggagccaTTACATAGCTGAAATTCCtttattactactgctattacgacgccGAACCCTACTACGCAGCGCCAATCCTACTGTGCATGCGCCGTGATATAAGGcagcttttgtttcagacacaAACTTCCTAAAGAGATAAATGATGGGAGTTTTATGGGGCGGGGGGtttacatgtatttaaccaatcatgttgcattattaaccctacattgcgaTAGGAAGTTTTGGgggattcatgcattgttacatatattcctttacctcattttttttgtaatcgtggatattatttcaagcttttatttcagttccctttatcatagtattgtttaatatgtccacttcaatcttttgaatggtatgcttaaggaTGTAATTgcattgttgtttcaccaattaaatattgagtgaataaggcgcagccacgcgatgacgatggatcgactgcggttgtttaccctgtTACCTATTGGCTAACTTAAGTGAAAAAGGACACATGCTAGCCCAAGTATTTGGAAATGATCTGTGCCATATTCAGCTGCATATAGTGGATATCTATAAACCAAAAGCCTCACAGGCTTACCTTTAAATTGTGTAAGATAGTTTAAGTCAAAATTAAAAGGTTGTATCTGGAGGTCCGAAGAGGCATCAAGGACCAGGAACATGGGACCAACACAGACCAAATTAGTACTGATTCGCCTTTTGTTATGGTCACTTTTGCATTGCCTCTGTTTGTTGCCGCTAGATGGCAGCAGCTCTTAGGCGGTGAAAAAAACTCGGCGGGagataagaaatttttttgttttaataaaatccaaaattagcatctaaacaaatattatatatatatatatatatatatatatatatatatatatatatatatatatatatatatatatatatatatattaaaagaagaatcTAATGTGTCAGTGAATTATGTGGTATCAGCTttcctggcttggagacagagagcatcTAGGGATAGCCTTCTTTGAAATGAAGGAATTTGATGAGTATGCATTTGTGAAGCCGATGCTCGCTCATTCTGTTATTAGGGATCTTAGGGTGTAGTGGATGCATACATCCATTTGTGCGTgcaatgatgggtccaaccgctCGAGACACTTGAGAGAAAGTACATAGTCTTTTGAGATAAGGAGGGAGGCGGTTcagaggacatcaggtgctggtacagacccatcaaaaaaggtatggcacatgctatttaaatgacttaggaacagttgcatttgaaaagagagaagtgtgaagtgtatacatttatttaatgttGTGTGGTGGGGAATAAAATGGATgtttctttgtttcagatgggttccatgtcattattctagagacgggattctctaagtttgaccATCGAAATGTagaggttgacaatttgagattttggggtgattacttagactaattcaggagagttgaatgacaatttacagttcttttgtgggtcagactcagtaagtaaatatgatccctttttttatcactttgttccatttgatgttcatctggtttgggaaataaatagcctaCTTCgatattgcttgcagagagagactGGCTagctactgaaaggtaagagttgccacttatgTAGTTTTTGAtggggggtaatatatatatatatatatatatatatatatatatatatatatatatatatatatatatatatatatatatatataatatatatatatatatatgtatatatatatatatatatatatatatatatatatatatactgtatgcacGAATATGTACATGGGCTACCCTACTCCTCACGATGAAAAAATGTAATCAGAGTAGCGCTCCattccgttcatatatatatatatatatatatatatatataatatatatatatatatatatatactgtatgcacGAATATGTACATGGGCTACCCTACTGCTCACGTTGAAAAAATGTAATCAGAGTAGCGCTCCATTCCGTTCATGCTTActagttccaaaattaaaatttGGTAAAGGGAATATCAGGTTAGGGCGTATACCTATTGAAATATCCTTTTGATTTGCTCTCAAGCTGGCTGCAACCTGCTGAAATGGCGTGAGCAGCTCTTGTTCTTTTGCACAGGGTACATATACCTATTGTCAAATGTAGAGTTTAGTTTGGAAATAGGAATTTATTGTCTTTCTGAATGAAAAACTGATAattcttgttttatgtttttattactgACAAACTTACatcatataatagtatgtataggTCTAAGTTATATGCCCTTGGACAGTTGATCCGCTTTTGAGATCTAGTGGTAAATCCTCTTCAGATTTAACATAACCATTTTAGTTATTTGTCCCTGATATAGAAAGTAGGTTTCATGGTTTTGTGACACGGATCTTTATGCTTGTGGATGAGGCTCAGCAATAGTTTCAAACCTCTGGTGCCTTACCGGCGCTTGAGGAATTCCACCGCTGACTTGGGAGGGTCGAAGTGACTCTTGACTTTGCTGAAGACCAAAACGTTGGCCTTGGTGTGTCCCCTGTGATGAAGTCTgtgaaaaattatcattttggAATCGTTGTGAAGAAACTGTTCTGGTCAAGTCATTATTAAAGTTAGTAGACTGCTGTCCAACTAAACCAGCAGAGTGACGTTGGCCTTGAAACTCATTTACAGGAGAATTGGGAATGGGAGATAGCCGACCCTGAGTTTGTTGATTCCTAGAGAATTGTTCTTCCCGTTGATAGTTTTCATTCTCTCGAGAAATACCCACAAATTCATTATCATCAATGTTTCTTAATCCAGTGTTGGCAAGATCATCCCTCTCAGCAAAAGTGGCTACTTGGTTGAGGGTTGAAGAACCTTGCTGTCTGATATTTTGTCCATACCTCTGGCTTTCATATCTCTTGTCATTCATTGCATGATATACACCCTCTCCCTGAAAATGATCGTCTTGGGAGTCAACGCCATAACGTTGTCCTTGGGAATCGGTCTCCTGTGAAGACTGAAGTCCATCAACGTTGCTTTGCTGTTTTTGATACTGTAATCTGTTCTGACCAGCAAACTGGGCAACATTTTGTTCATTAAACTGATTTTGTGATCCAGAAAGCGACGCGTCTCTGAATTGCTCACGGCCAGTCTGTACTGGGCGTCTGTTCTGATTTGGAATTGGTTCTGACCCTGAGCAGGGAAGTTTTCTANNNNNNNNNNNNNNNNNNNNNNNNNNNNNNNNNNNNNNNNNNNNNNNNNNNNNNNNNNNNNNNNNNNNNNNNNNNNNNNNNNNNNNNNNNNNNNNNNNNNNNNNNNNNNNNNNNNNNNNNNNNNNNNNNNNNNNNNNNNNNNNNNNNNNNNNNNNNNNNNNNNNNNNNNNNNNNNNNNNNNNNNNNNNNNNNNNNNNNNNNNNNNNNNNNNNNNNNNNNNNNNNNNNNNNNNNNNNNNNNNNNNNNNNNNNNNNNNNNNNNNNNNNNNNNNNNNNNNNNNNNNNNNNNNNNNNNNNNNNNNNNNNNNNNNNNNNNNNNNNNNNNNNNNNNNNNNNNNNNNNNNNNNNNNNNNNNNNNNNNNNNNNNNNNNNNNNNNNNNNNNNNNNNNNNNNNNNNNNNNNNNNNNNNNNNNNNNNNNNNNNNNNNNNNNNNNNNNNNNNNNNNNNNNNNNNNNNNNNNNNNNNNNNNNNNNNNNNNNNNNNNNNNNNNNNNNNNNNNNNaaaatcttatattttaagttaatctgGACCCAGTAATTATCCAGTCCCAAAACGCTAATCTATAAACGTGCTCTCAAGGGCTTATGTCCTTGCACGTAGAgtcgaagttaagtatatcttagtttaaccagacaactgagctgataaacagctctccaagggctggcccgaaggattagatatttttgcgtggctaggaaccaattggttacctagcaacggggcctacagcttattgtgggatccgaaccacatcctatcgagaaattaatttttaatcagcagaaacaaattcctctgattccgcgttggcagaacggggaatcgaacttaagactgccgaatcggtaggcgaatacgtaaaccactcgtccaacgaggaattagtGTGTAGAGTCGAGCACAGCCTGATCTGGCTTTCCTTGCACTTCAGTATGAGACTAATTACTATGTATGACAAAgcgaatcattaaaaaaaaaagagagaaacaaaaaaaaacacacacacatttacactcTCGACCTTCCACCCAAAAATGGTCAATTTTCGCACCATCCACCACTAACACACTTGCACTAATTCTGCAATGGGCTTCTCTGCAATTCGCCCACCTACTGTAATTGCAATAAATACAATTACCCAACAGTTCCTCCGATGGTAACATGGGCCATCATTATTCAATTGCAACCTACTGTCAGAGTCAAAGACCTGAATAGTAGTATAACCAAGACACCGTTAGCTGAAGTGCTTTTTCTGCGGTTAGAAtgtttcacaataaaaaaaaaagggaaaggcaTGAACTGTGGTTGTGTATGTCAGAAGAAGTATTAagtattttatactttatatatatatatatatatatatatatatatatatatatatatatatatatcgataagaaatttgtcggctcacgggcccgaggcatcgaacccaacaaatttaagacgcacagtgaagcctaaaccacaACGTCACCGCgtttaggcttcactgtgcgtccttaatttgttgggttcgatggttcgcgcccaagAGCCGAAAATTTCTTAtctattaaaaaattcccctttggttaacatatatgaaaatatattaattccgaggtagagcgaattagatattaaaggacatttgtagctcgatgtgtttatttatatatatatatatatatatatatatatatatatatatatatatatatgtatgtatgtatatatatatatatatatatatatatatatatatatatatatatatatatactcactaaACACACTTTCACtcacacatgtaaatatatatatgatatatatatatatatatatatatatatatatatatgtgtgtataaatacatgtatatataaaccgctcttttctttttttttgtttgatattaACGAAAATACAAGAGAATCACATTTCACACTAACTTGCTTATACTGGTCGTATCGTGTACCAAGTTTCTTGAACAGATTTACTTCAAAACTTCAGGGTCCGCGTTCCATTTAAGAACAGTACAAAAATGCACTTATAAATACTCTCCCACAATACCAAAGCATGCACATATCAAGTGCTATTAAAGTCATGTGATAAACTCAATATTAATCAAAGTGACAAATAACTGGAAAAGATCACTGCTGAAAAACATAGATCCCTATAAGAAATGCATAGGacaaaagtgatatatatataatatatatatatatatatatatatatatatatataatatatatatatatatttatatatatatatatatatatatatatatatatatatagtatatatatatatataattatatatgtatatatatatatatatatatatatatatatatatattttgtatgtataaaagcatgtatgaATACTTACACAAAATTAACGCgcatccatacatatatagatatgaatatattttataattatatacttatagtatatatctatatataatatatatatatatatataataaattttatttttttttattatgtatagaAAGCATGTTATGTACTTACACAGTATAACGCGCATCCATAATATACTAGATATGAATTCAtattttatgttacatatatatgcatacatcttCTGAAGGTTTCACAAGACTGACGGTTAAAGTATAAATTCGTGGTATCGATgtaatgaaaacagaaaagaaaaaaaatctatgaagcGGAGGAACCGTCTTCAAAAGTGCAAATAAAGACCaacctttaatttctttttctttttgcaaaaccGCCGCCTCTCACCTGCGCCATTTATTAATGAAGCATTGACAGGTACATAGTTTTATTCTTCAGCTCTACTTAAACGACGATGGTCAGAATATCTTTACCATAAAATGTTTGATCTAAATAATACATTCTAATGCCGATTATTTTTACCGAattatcatatatacttatatatatatatagtatatatatattatatatctatattatatatatatatatatatatagtatgtatgttatgtatgtatgtatgtatgtatgtatgtatataaacttgaatatatttcaccataCTAGAATATACCAACTTCCCAGCGCCTGTGCAACGGATGGAAAGATAGTTTCTctaacataaactaaaattgtagATCCATCCTATGGATTTCTTATACAGATCTATGTTTTTCAGTGATCTTTTCTAGTTATTTTTCACTTTGACTCATATTGAGTTTATGACATGATTTTTATGGgacttgatataatatatatacatgctttggTATTGTCGGGAGAGTTCATGATAAGTGCAGTTTTGTACTGTTCTTAAACGCTGGCGGTCTCTGAAGTTTACGAGTAAATCTGTTTAAGAATCTTTGTACAGGATACGACAGTGTGAACACGTTTAGTGTGATATGTGGTTCTCTAGTATTCTCAtcgtatacaaaaaataataaataaataaatgaaagcagtGGGGCATCGTCTAAAACAGGGGTCGGCAACCTCCGTCCCGAGGGCCACATCCAGCCCACTTTTGAAGGATGTCATTCCGGCCGCCAAATTAACACCTGGACACTAATTACCTAACAGTTGTTACCAAGTTGAAATAATGAGCGATCCTTATAGTAAATTTGAAATCATGGCCCTCCTCCAAGACACTGCATGGATAGCTGGCCCACACTCTCAAAAAGGTTGCCGACCACGGGACTAAAACATTGTCGGTAAATCCAAATTTCTTGCCTGTATTTCTAATTGATCTATTACATCGTCCAAGTATTCTGAACAACTTACGCGCAGTATTCTTAAAACTTGGACACGAACTCTGATTTCGTTCCTTCGTAGCTAAGATCAGAATACAAAAGCTCACGATTCATATGCTTCTTATATTCGTTACAAATAAACCCATCATTGCATATGCGTGcgtcaataataaaaaattgcatGACGCTTCGTATATATTGAGACAAAATACCGTATATATGAAGACGGAAATCGAAAATTTTATAACGTTCGTTGGTAGATAAAATGAAATGGTGCCATTGATCAAATTCACCATTAACATGGGAGATAAATGTGGCTTACCATCTTTGCCTCATTTTGCACAATCAGGGATTTAAATTTAGTGTTCTACGGAAAACTTAGAAATCCTTTGGCGgatttgcattttaattttgGACCCAAAAACGGGTTAAACAAAACTGTTTTCCACGTCCATGTTCCTTAAGAGCATGATGTTTATGTCACCCAAAATGCATCAATGAGTAAATAAATGATATCTGTAATGCAAGTAAGAAATTCATATGTACTGATAACATATTAGATGATGTTTTGagaatgtaaaataaattaatagaaaaatatagcTTTTTCGGAGGATAACGATGGAGAATCACATAACACATCATATAGCATATAGCCATATACTACAGTGTGTATTGTTATAGCATATACCGTATTGTAATAGATGTGAAAATATTCTTCATTTGCTTAAAAACTCCAGTATCAATGTGGTAtttaagaatagagagagagagagagagagagagagagatgaaaccaaACCATTTTGTACAAAATAGCatacaaaactgaataaatttctTAACTTTTGTCTAATAGGAGAGGGACATTTTGTccgaaaatctgaatagaaggtGCGATCTTGAGCAGCATGAGTAAGCCATTAGCGTAGGTGTCAcatactcgagagagagagagagagagagagagagagagagaggtgtgggtGGAGAGATAGTACAGAtgtgaggaggaaaaaaaaatagagatagcGGGAAGGGAGGGATGGGTAGAGAAGGGAGGCACTCTCACCTCTTCCCCTACCCAGCGTAGGGGTgctgggtggagagagagagagagaggggggggggggagaggggtggggATGGTTGAAGCAAGCATCTCTATATAAGAGCAGCGCCTGGGACTCTCTCGTTCACTCGTGTGCTGGACACCCACCCACCACCACTACCGACAGAGGCGATTCTCCTTCTCCCGTCTGTCACTCCTCCCACACCACCCTCCCGTTCACGCACCCAGGCCACAGAGCTCCCGTCGCCAGTCCGCTTTTTTTAAAACCCGAAGAAGCCAGCCATGTACCAACGTGTAGGCCAAGTGTGGGCGGCTATTTTGGTGGGCGTGGTCGTCGTCAGCGTCATGCAGATGGGCGGAGTTGAGGGCAAACCCGACCCAACGCAGCTGGCGGCCATGGCTGATGCCCTCAAGTACCTGCAGGAGCTCGACAAATATTACTCCCAGGTGTCACGACCCAGGTATGGTGCGAAGTGGCTGCtgttcctttcctttcatttctgaCTTTTCTTTTGACTGCGCTCTTACGATGCTCCTGTGTCTTTTGGCCAATCTCACTTGTCATCTTTATTCGgtatttttattcagtaaaacctattttttcatttctgaaacatTTCGTTATATATGGTTAATAAAGTCTTTCAATTGTGCTTAGATAGTGGGATAATAATGCGCCTTTTTTCCAAACTTCTTGCAGTCTAtgtttcatatgtatgtatgtgtatagatgtatatatatatatatatatatatatatatatatatatatatattatatatatatatatatatatatatatataacctgccaTAAAATCCTACACTTTGCCTACGActattgttgtattttataaaGTTTTGTTCTTTTGGTTTGGTTTTATATAAACGTAAATATACCTATTAATCAAGTTTGAACACAAAACTTCACGCAGTTTATCaataaacagaacaaaaaaagcaagaaacaaaaaaaacagtttcGTAATTAACAGAATTATATACAGAAACACTTCTTGAGGCGTTCTTGCACTCGAAGATCCCATAAGGGTAACTTTCACCGTATGCCAGTATCAACTCCGCACAGATCTTCAGCGCTGCGTTGGACCTGAAGTAGCTTAATTTCGAATTTATAACCTAGAAGAAATGATCAATATATTTCAACGGTTTGAATATCGTGTTAAAGGAGTACAGCAGTACAGCATTTAGTTAATACCAGAACCTCTTTGATTTCGACGAGCAATCTTCTGGAGTGGCATCAGCTAGTTATTAGACCGATAAACTGTGGTTACTATACTGAAGTACTTTATGAAGTACCGGTAATATCAGACATTAAGCCGTGAGTTTATTTTGAAAGCTGTCAGTCCGGAGAGGTTTCCTGATGTATCGAAGAAATccattccttatttatttttaattgtctaTTATCATATGCCACTATGCACCATAATACACACGCAAATAATTCATAGATACTTTACCATGAGTTCttgtacatgcatacacatatataatataaaaatatattttatgtatgtatgtatgtatatttagaaagtttttttctttcttacatcTTAATCACCTTAGACGTAGTCGGGGACAGCAGTTTTCGTGAGGTGAAGTTGCTAGCTCCACACACGGGCTTATTACGCAGACAATTTCGGCTTTCCTTAGTGGCCACCCACCCAAGCACTGACCAGGCCCAACGTTTCTTCATCCTACTGATCGAACGACGAGCGGTAAAGAGTTTGCGTTAATAGCGTTAACTTTTcgaactctctctcctcttccgtttTCCAGGAATCTTTTCCCCGTCCGGTtagccttttatttcttttattattcttcgTACTCCGCACAGAAGGGCAATCGGATTTTTTGACCGGAgtgaacattttatatatatatatatatatatatatatatatatatatatatatatatatatatatatatatatatatatatatatatatatatatatatagagtatatatatgcatatatatttgcatcCGACAAAAAACATCGTCCATGCAAACTTCTGCTGTAAATTAAGAGCCAACATCACCGTAAGAATAATCATAAGAGCGaagaacattttacaatgatTCCACATTcgtattttttgtgtattaggATTTGTGAACAATAACCACAGTTTGGATGTTGTCGATACAAATGCTCTTTTTTAATATTAAGGTGTGAACATTCGCCATGAAGTTATTTGACAGATATTAGCACTAAACGCCGGTGTAAACTCatgattagtttttttattcGACCATTTGTTTTTGTATGATGTGTCATTGTAGTTATGATATTAATGCTTATTACAAAAGCTTACATGATATAACTAATTTATGCTTTCATTATCATTAAATGAAGTGTaataaccagtatatttgaatATCTAATTCTGTTTGTTAAAGCCTTTTGACGAATATAATTATTCAAGCAAGTCTATATAATATTCTACGGACCTTTTCTCCACTTTTCATTAGGATGCCACGCGTTGTTTAATACTACTGAAACGTAGAACATTTTAGTAATATAACTGAAAGCCTTTATTTGTAACAAATCATAGCGtttaaaaagataaagataagaaagaaatGCTATATACGTAGAACGTTCCATTTAACACAGTTATTCCAGTTAACTAATATCAAATAAATGAATCTGAAACAGTATTTTTAAGACTAACTTGAGATCCCAGTGAAAAGAAAGGATCCACGGATATAAGTTTCCATTTTACACGAACAATCGATTTAGTTGATATGAAAGAAATTAATCTTAGACAGGATTCTTAAGGGTAACTTGAAAGCCGAATGGACGTAAGAAACGGCATTACTATACTGCCCGAGAGAGACTCAACCACGAACGGTACTTTACTCTTGTGAAATTTTTTAAAGTTACTTTGAGCTCCGTCTTCATCACGCCGCGCTCATTTCGAAGTGATATCTCCCGGGCTGCTTCTGCGCACCAACCAGGGATGATAACCCATTTATTTACATACCTCCCGTCGTGTCGTCTCACTTTAGTAAATGGAGAGATACGTAGATTATACGGTGCAGTcgcttggtcactttttttttcaagcggTTAGCCTAGACTCGTGCGCAGTCGTTTTGTTGTTacatcttttgttttgtttacaaacaacgTTTCTTCGTTTAATCAAATAATGTCATTTGGAAAAATAACACATTTGTATACGCGAATAAacgtatttttatcaattttagttATATTAGACAAATTTTGAGGTGCTTTGATAGGGATATCAGCATTACACAATCTATCACTTCaaagatttatgtatttattggcCTATATAGAATCCCCTTATGTTTCACCATACCTTAGTATTTGTCAAAGGCGAGGCGTGAATTCATTACCCCTAGACTGCGTATATCTCAGTGCTACTGATAATCTTAATTTTCGATAATATTTGGTAAAGTAACTTGCCAGAGGTTTGTGGGGAATTTATGGTTTTCTTTTCTAGGTATA
The sequence above is a segment of the Macrobrachium nipponense isolate FS-2020 chromosome 2, ASM1510439v2, whole genome shotgun sequence genome. Coding sequences within it:
- the LOC135220687 gene encoding neuropeptide F-like isoform X1 — translated: MYQRVGQVWAAILVGVVVVSVMQMGGVEGKPDPTQLAAMADALKYLQELDKYYSQVSRPRFGKRSEYAVPPGDVLMEASERLMETLARRR